The following coding sequences lie in one Rutidosis leptorrhynchoides isolate AG116_Rl617_1_P2 chromosome 6, CSIRO_AGI_Rlap_v1, whole genome shotgun sequence genomic window:
- the LOC139852732 gene encoding uncharacterized protein isoform X2 — protein sequence MGEEADVEIIQQTTAEESYCWQPPAIRFEVPPYKTYHFSRHFRALSTNPNNFLKCVKWSPDGSCFLTSSDDNTLSLFSLPDYETCTDEKAFSISPNEDSFPASLAITEGESIYDYCWYPYMSASDPVSCVFATTTRDHPIHLWDATTGQLRCTYRAYDNMDEITAAFSVGFNPSGTKIYAGYNKSVRIFDIHRPGRDFEQRSTIQGNKEGQSGIISSIAFSSSHTGMLATGSYSQTTAIHREDNMELLYVLHGQQGGVTHVQFSKDGNYLYTGGRKDPYILCWDIRKTVEIVYKLYRSSETTNQRIQFDTEPYGRHLGTGGQILLVVSRSILFCQWLPLHQDTVDSKLLMSLMKI from the exons ATGGGGGAAGAAGCCGATGTAGAAATCATACAACAAACGACGGCGGAGGAGTCTTACTGTTGGCAGCCGCCGGCGATTCGTTTCGAGGTTCCTCCATATAAAACCTACCATTTTTCTAGACATTTTCGTGCCTTGTCTACTAACCCTAATAACTTCCTCAAGTGTGTTAAATG GTCGCCGGATGGTTCCTGCTTTCTAACCAGCTCCGATGATAATACACTCAGTCTATTCTCATT ACCAGATTATGAAACCTGTACAGATGAAAAAGCATTTTCTATATCTCCTAATGAAG ATTCGTTTCCTGCAAGCCTTGCTATAACTGAGGGGGAATCCATATATGATTACTGTTGGTACCCTTACATGTCTGCTTCAG ATCCTGTATCTTGTGTGTTTGCAACTACCACTAGGGACCATCCTATTCATCTTTGGGATGCTACTACAGGCCAG CTACGTTGCACATATCGGGCATATGATAACATGGATGAAATTACTGCTGCTTTCTCAGTTGGTTTCAACCCATCGGGAACCAA GATATATGCTGGATACAATAAATCTGTTAGGATATTTGATATTCATCGGCCTGGTAGAGATTTTGAACAGCGTTCGACCATTCAAGGAAACAAGGAAGGCCAGTCAG GTATCATATCTTCGATTGCCTTTTCGTCAAGTCATACAGGGATGCTTGCTACAGGTTCGTATAGTCAAACTACAGCAATACATAGGGAAGATAATATGGAACTCTTGTATGTTCTACATGGTCAACAAGGTGGGGTTACACAT GTTCAATTTTCCAAAGATGGGAACTATTTATATACAGGGGGAAGAAAG GATCCATATATATTATGCTGGGATATACGCAAGACTGTTGAAATTGTATACAA GTTATATAGATCATCAGAGACCACCAATCAACGGATACAGTTTGACACTGAGCCATACGGTCGACATCTTGGTACTGGTGGACAG